The DNA window TTAGAGTTTAAAGTTGCAACGTGAATTTAAACAATGAGTTAGGGGTACTAATCAGTGCGTAATGCATACGAAATAAAttcctataattttttttaacaatgttAACAATTTGACTAAAATATGATCACCCTGAAAGTATATGCAAGAATGTGTCCAAGATCGAAATGAGGATGCAAATTGAGAATCAATCATAATGCTTCATTAATTTAGCCAGAAAGATGAACTGCCCTTTTTTTAACGTTCTTCTGGATCGGTCGACTTTTAGTTCAATTTATTCTTCTGCTTAGACAAATACTTCCTACGTCTGCCCCAAAACCAACGCTCACGCATGCCAACCGATCTTCTGATTGCCGGTCAATCTTGGGCATAATTTTCCCAGAGTTTCTAGGACCAAAACGATGGAAATTCAGTCATAATTAAAATCTATAAATAGCTAGGTGGTATTCTGAATGGAAGCAGTGTGGCTTCCCATTAACATCTTTCGCACCATAATTTATTGGCTTTATACTTTCAGAttctttcattcacttgtttcTTTGAGCTCTTAATCAAACAATGGCTTGGACATTCAATTCTATGCTGATTACTGCCGCATTCTTACTGCTGGCGATGTTGGCTTCTCAGGCTACGGCCCGGAGCTTGCATGAAGCCTCATTGACTGAAAAGCACGAGCAGTGGATGGTTGAACACGGACGGGTTTACAAGGATGAGGCAGAGAAGGCAAAGCgattcaagattttcaaggaaACTGTGGAGTACATTGAGGCCTTCAACAAGGCTGGGAACAAGTCTTACGTGCTGGGCATTAACCGATTTGCTGACCTGACAAACGAAGAGTTCCTATCAGCCAGCACTGGGTACAACTACAAACCAAGGAAAGACGTATCTCAAGGAACTTCATTCAGGTATGCAGATGTCAGTGACGCTCCGCCTTCCATGGACTGGAGACACAAAGGTGCTGTCACTGGAGTCAAGGACCAGGCAGCTTGTGGTAAGTCTGATATTTGACCATCATTAGTATATGCTTTCCATGCCAAAATGTCTATATGAAGTTGGGCTAATTAGGATGAAAAACCCTTTTGGATAATGAAAATGCAGGATGTTGTTGGGCTTTTTCAACTGTTGCAGCCGTAGAAGGAATTCATAAACTCAAAGCCGGTGAGCTAATCTCGCTGTCTGAGCAACAGCTTGTTGACTGTGATACTAGTAGTAATCATGGCTGCAGCGGAGGTCGCATGGATAGTGCATTTAATTTCATTGCTAGCAATGGCATCGCCACTGAATCCGAGTACCCATATCAAGGAGCTGATGGCACTTGCAATAACGACCAAGGAGCTGTCCAGATCACAGGTTATGAAGATGTCCCTCAGAATAACGAGGATGCTCTTCTGCAGGCCGTGTCTAAACAACCCGTATCAGTTGGCATTGAAGGCAGCGGCATGGACTTCAAAAACTATAAAAGCGGCGTTTTCTCCGGCGATTGTGGGAATAACTTGGACCATGCCGTGACACTAGTTGGATACGGTACAAGTGAGGATGGAACCAAGTATTGGTTGGCTAAGAATTCCTGGGGAACTAGCTGGGGTGAGGATGGGTACATGCGCCTTCAGAGAGACACTGGTGCTCCAGAAGGCCTTTGTGGCATCGCCAGCCAGGCTTCTTATCCCACTGCTTAGAATAgtttaaatgttgaaataattgcTGGTGCTTCATTAATTAGAAAGCAATTCTGCTTTTTCTATATATCACGGTCTGATGTTATAAGCATGAAACTAGCATCTTGTGATGCAGTGCCTTTTATTACGTATCTCATATAGCCTTTATCAGCTCAACATGTATTGTTTCTTGTTTTTGCCAGAATAAATGATGTTTGGTCTCTTTAGTGAAGTATgatcttcttctttatttattatttttttttggaggaatagtctttttttttttgtgctgcCCATATATGCTGAGAAAAGAAATATTACCAGTCTAACTGGAAAGGAAGAATTAGTAATATTTGCGTGAACTTGTAATTCATTTTTGGTAATGAATTATGCACTCCACTTTTAACTTTATACATTCCCCCTTTTTGAGGTTTATTATGTGAAAATGCCAAAAGTTTAATGAGTTCTAGTACCTCAAATTTTCATACCAAAAGAATAGTATAGTTTAAGAGGTACTTGCATTTTAGTCTTTGTGGCCTGGTCGACATGCCATCGGGATCAACCTCATAAACTTTAATTAACTGATTATACATTCCTCAGCTCTGGTGGACATTGATATTTTGTCATCCTTTTCCTATCAAATTTGTTGAAATATCCGTAGCCATTTAGTTCACATGTCTTTTTTCATCTAAGGATTGACTTTTAAGTGGCAAAAACATTTAGCAGATGctgttatatatattttttattctcTATATATAGATCTATTGTAAAAGCAGGATATGCTCTGCTATGTATATTTCCTCTTATTGAATATCATAAACCAGTTGCCCCTCCTGGACAGCTCGTTTGGTCACGACAGCTCCTAAGCAGTCGTTGTTCATCTCCCCCACCAGAGATCGAGTCCCAGGGTTAACGTGCTCGAGGTGACGGGGCCTCTCCTCTGGGGCCGGGGGGATTAGTTGGGTTCAGTTTACCCGGTGATCCGGATACCCCTCcgtctagaaaaaaaaaaaagaaaaaaaaatatcataaaCCAGTTGTTCCCATGTCACACTCTCGACCATTAAGCGATGGTTCACTTAAAGACTCACGNNNNNNNNNNNNNNNNNNNNNNNNNNNNNNNNNNNNNNNNNNNNNNNNNNNNNNNNNNNNNNNNNNNNNNNNNNNNNNNNNNNNNNNNNNNNNNNNNNNNNNNNNNNNNNNNNNNNNNNNNNNNNNNNNNNNNNNNNNNNNNNNNNNNNNNNNNNNNNNNNNNNNNNNNNNNNNNNNNNNNNNNNNNNNNNNNNNNNNNNNNNNNNNNNNNNNNNNNNNNNNNNNNNNNNNNNNNNNNNNNNNNNNNNNNNNNNNNNNNNNNNNNNNNNNNNNNNNNNNNNNNNNNNNNNNNNNNNNNNNNNNNNNNNNNNNNNNNNNNNNNNNNNNNNNNNNNNNNNNNNNNNNNNNNNNNNNNNNNNNNNNNNNNNNNNNNNNNNNNNNNNNNNNNNNNNNNNNNNNNNNNNNNNNNNNNNNNNNNNNNNNNNNNNNNNNNNNNNNNNNNNNNNNNNNNNNNNNNNNNNNNNNNNNNNNNNNNNNNNNNNNNNNNNNNNNNNNNNNNNNNNNNNNNNNNNNNNNNNNNNNNNNNNNNNNNNNNNNNNNNNNNNNNNNNNNNNNNNNNNNNNNNNNNNNNNNNNNNNNNNNNNNNNNNNNNNNNNNNNNNNNNNNNNNNNNNNNNNNNNNNNNNNNNNNNNNNNNNNNNNNNNNNNNNNNNNNNNNNNNNNNNNNNNNNNNNNNNNNNNNNNNNNNNNNNNNNNNNNNNNNNNNNNNNNNNNNNNNNNNNNNNNNNNNNNNNNNNNNNNNNNNNNNNNNNNNNNNNNNNNNNNNNNNNNNNNNNNNNNNNNNNNNNNNNNNNNNNNNNNNNNNNNNNNNNNNNNNNNNNNNNNNNNNNNNNNNNNNNNNNNNNNNNNNNNNNNNNNNNNNNNNNNNNNNNNNNNNNNNNNNNNNNNNNNNNNNNNNNNNNNNNNNNNNNNNNNNNNNNNNNNNNNNNNNNNNNNNNNNNNNNNNNNNNNNNNNNNNNNNNNNNNNNNNNNNNNNNNNNNNNNNNNNNNNNNNNNNNNNNNNNNNNNNNNNNNNNNNNNNNNNNNNNNNNNNNNNNNNNNNNNNNNNNNNNNNNNNNNNNNNNNNNNNNNNNNNNNNNNNNNNNNNNNNNNNNNNNNNNNNNNNNNNNNNNNNNNNNNNNNNNNNNNNNNNNNNNNNNNNNNNNNNNNNNNNNNNNNNNNNNNNNNNNNNNNNNNNNNNNNNNNNNNNNNNNNNNNNNNNNNNNNNNNNNNNNNNNNNNNNNNNNNNNNNNNNNNNNNNNNNNNNNNNNNNNNNNNNNNNNNNNNNNNNNNNNNNNNNNNNNNNNNNNNNNNNNNNNNNNNNNNNNNNNNNNNNNNNNNNNNNNNNNNNNNNNNNNNNNNNNNNNNNNNNNNNNNNNNNNNNNNNNNNNNNNNNNNNNNNNNNNNNNNNNNNNNNNNNNNNNNNNNNNNNNNNNNNNNNNNNNNNNNNNNNNNNNNNNNNNNNNNNNNNNNNNNNNNNNNNNNNNNNNNNNNNNNNNNNNNNNNNNNNNNNNNNNNNNNNNNNNNNNNNNNNNNNNNNNNNNNNNNNNNNNNNNNNNNNNNNNNNNNNNNNNNNNNNNNNNNNNNNNNNNNNNNNNNNNNNNNNNNNNNNNNNNNNNNNNNNNNNNNNNNNNNNNNNNNNNNNNNNNNNNNNNNNNNNNNNNNNNNNNNNNNNNNNNNNNNNNNNNNNNNNNNNNNNNNNNNNNNNNNNNNNNNNNNNNNNNNNNNNNNNNNNNNNNNNNNNNNNNNNNNNNNNNNNNNNNNNNNNNNNNNNNNNNNNNNNNNNNNNNNNNNNNNNNNNNNNNNNNNNNNNNNNNNNNNNNNNNNNNNNNNNNNNNNNNNNNNNNNNNNNNNNNNNNNNNNNNNNNNNNNNNNNNNNNNNNNNNNNNNNNNNNNNNNNNNNNNNNNNNNNNNNNNNNNNNNNNNNNNNNNNNNNNNNNNNNNNNNNNNNNNNNNNNNNNNNNNNNNNNNNNNNNNNNNNNNNNNNNNNNNNNNNNNNNNNNNNNNNNNNNNNNNNNNNNNNNNNNNNNNNNNNNNNNNNNNNNNNNNNNNNNNNNNNNNNNNNNNNNNNNNNNNNNNNNNNNNNNNNNNNNNNNNNNNNNNNNNNNNNNNNNNNNNNNNNNNNNNNNNNNNNNNNNNNNNNNNNNNNNNNNNNNNNNNNNNNNNNNNNNNNNNNNNNNNNNNNNNNNNNNNNNNNNNNNNNNNNNNNNNNNNNNNNNNNNNNNNNNNNNNNNNNNNNNNNNNNNNNNNNNNNNNNNNNNNNNNNNNNNNNNNNNNNNNNNNNNNNNNNNNNNNNNNNNNNNNNNNNNNNNNNNNNNNNNNNNNNNNNNNNNNNNNNNNNNNNNNNNNNNNNNNNNNNNNNNNNNNNNNNNNNNNNNNNNNNNNNNNNNNNNNNNNNNNNNNNNNNNNNNNNNNNNNNNNNNNNNNNNNNNNNNNNNNNNNNNNNNNNNNNNNNNNNNNNNNNNNNNNNNNNNNNNNNNNNNNNNNNNNNNNNNNNNNNNNNNNNNNNNNNNNNNNNNNNNNNNNNNNNNNNNNNNNNNNNNNNNNNNNNNNNNNNNNNNNNNNNNNNNNNNNNNNNNNNNNNNNNNNNNNNNNNNNNNNNNNNNNNNNNNNNNNNNNNNNNNNNNNNNNNNNNNNNNNNNNNNNNNNNNNNNNNNNNNNNNNNNNNNNNNNNNNNNNNNNNNNNNNNNNNNNNNNNNNNNNNNNNNNNNNNNNNNNNNNNNNNNNNNNNNNNNNNNNNNNNNNNNNNNNNNNNNNNNNNNNNNNNNNNNNNNNNNNNNNNNNNNNNNNNNNNNNNNNNNNNNNNNNNNNNNNNNNNNNNNNNNNNNNNNNNNNNNNNNNNNNNNNNNNNNNNNNNNNNNNNNNNNNNNNNNNNNNNNNNNNNNNNNNNNNNNNNNNNNNNNNNNNNNNNNNNNNNNNNNNNNNNNNNNNNNNNNNNNNNNNNNNNNNNNNNNNNNNNNNNNNNNNNNNNNNNNNNNNNNNNNNNNNNNNNNNNNNNNNNNNNNNNNNNNNNNNNNNNNNNNNNNNNNNNNNNNNNNNNNNNNNNNNNNNNNNNNNNNNNNNNNNNNNNNNNNNNNNNNNNNNNNNNNNNNNNNNNNNNNNNNNNNNNNNNNNNNNNNNNNNNNNNNNNNNNNNNNNNNNNNNNNNNNNNNNNNNNNNNNNNNNNNNNNNNNNNNNNNNNNNNNNNNNNNNNNNNNNNNNNNNNNNNNNNNNNNNNNNNNNNNNNNNNNNNNNNNNNNNNNNNNNNNNNNNNNNNNNNNNNNNNNNNNNNNNNNNNNNNNNNNNNNNNNNNNNNNNNNNNNNNNNNNNNNNNNNNNNNNNNNNNNNNNNNNNNNNNNNNNNNNNNNNNNNNNNNNNNNNNNNNNNNNNNNNNNNNNNNNNNNNNNNNNNNNNNNNNNNNNNNNNNNNNNNNNNNNNNNNNNNNNNNNNNNNNNNNNNNNNNNNNNNNNNNNNNNNNNNNNNNNNNNNNNNNNNNNNNNNNNNNNNNNNNNNNNNNNNNNNNNNNNNNNNNNNNNNNNNNNNNNNNNNNNNNNNNNNNNNNNNNNNNNNNNNNNNNNNNNNNNNNNNNNNNNNNNNNNNNNNNNNNNNNNNNNNNNNNNNNNNNNNNNNNNNNNNNNNNNNNNNNNNNNNNNNNNNNNNNNNNNNNNNNNNNNNNNNNNNNNNNNNNNNNNNNNNNNNNNNNNNNNNNNNNNNNNNNNNNNNNNNNNNNNNNNNNNNNNNNNNNNNNNNNNNNNNNNNNNNNNNNNNNNNNNNNNNNNNNNNNNNNNNNNNNNNNNNNNNNNNNNNNNNNNNNNNNNNNNNNNNNNNNNNNNNNNNNNNNNNNNNNNNNNNNNNNNNNNNNNNNNNNNNNNNNNNNNNNNNNNNNNNNNNNNNNNNNNNNNNNNNNNNNNNNNNNNNNNNNNNNNNNNNNNNNNNNNNNNNNNNNNNNNNNNNNNNNNNNNNNNNNNNNNNNNNNNNNNNNNNNNNNNNNNNNNNNNNNNNNNNNNNNNNNNNNNNNNNNNNNNNNNNNNNNNNNNNNNNNNNNNNNNNNNNNNNNNNNNNNNNNNNNNNNNNNNNNNNNNNNNNNNNNNNNNNNNNNNNNNNNNNNNNNNNNNNNNNNNNNNNNNNNNNNNNNNNNNNNNNNNNNNNNNNNNNNNNNNNNNNNNNNNNNNNNNNNNNNNNNNNNNNNNNNNNNNNNNNNNNNNNNNNNNNNNNNNNNNNNNNNNNNNNNNNNNNNNNNNNNNNNNNNNNNNNNNNNNNNNNNNNNNNNNNNNNNNNNNNNNNNNNNNNNNNNNNNNNNNNNNNNNNNNNNNNNNNNNNNNNNNNNNNNNNNNNNNNNNNNNNNNNNNNNNNNNNNNNNNNNNNNNNNNNNNNNNNNNNNNNNNNNNNNNNNNNNNNNNNNNNNNNNNNNNNNNNNNNNNNNNNNNNNNNNNNNNNNNNNNNNNNNNNNNNNNNNNNNNNNNNNNNNNNNNNNNNNNNNNNNNNNNNNNNNNNNNNNNNNNNNNNNNNNNNNNNNNNNNNNNNNNNNNNNNNNNNNNNNNNNTATGTATTTATTATGATATGTATATGCCTGTATGAGAAATTTAGGAAGATTCTTGTTCGGATTAGTAGGAATAGTGTGTTAAATTTTATATTAGGGATGAAATAGAGTCTAAACCCATTTCTAtggaaagtttaaaaaaaaaaagagttgcaTCGTTGCTGAAGCTTCTTCAGCAatgcaagaagaaaaaaaaaagagagcaagaCCCTCCTCTCATACCAAGTCAGGCACGAAGGCCggccaaaggaaaaaaaaaattctgttaaggaaaaaaatggGGAAGAAGATGACCCGCTAATTGATGGGTTAATGAATCGGGTCAGTCTTATGGGTCGGATCTGGAAGGAAATGGTTTGGGTCAAGATGTAGTTGGGTATGTGTGGGCTAGTTGAGCTGGATGCTGGGCCAAGTGTGAAGGGGAATCGGGCTAGGGCTAGGAGAAATAAGGAAATGCTTGGGCATAAGGAGCTTGGGCCGTTTTTATTCAAATTCGAAAAAAAGGTGGCAAGTATACTTGGGCCAAAAATATGGTATGGGTTTAGTGAATGTTCGATAGATAAATTTTAGATATAACCAACCCATCTTTTATGGATTATCATGGGTATTAAACTTCAAAAactaatctaaaataattttgGGCTTTAAAGATTTAGTTATTCAGGCTTATgcttaattaattaagtttaAGATGTTTAAGTAGAAGTCTAAGACATTTTAATCTAACATTATTAGATTAATTTATACAATGTAAGAtaagttttagatttttaaACAAATGCTtaaaatgatgatgatgatgatgatataaatatggatgaaataaattaaggatataaacaaaaatataaatataaatacaagTGGAATAGGCTAAGATAATAATTGTAATGGTAAATAAATACACATTTGTATATacatgaataataataataatacttatACAGGTGCAAAAATGGAAATAGAACAAAAGAtaataataactaattaaccaatatatatatatgtatgaatgaaaataaaataaaatagtgttGATAAAGACAATAACAATactaacaaataaaataaaaaaataaaaaaaaaataaaaaataatagtcAAGATAAATATGATTATAAACAATTATTTATGAGTTAGGAAACTTTACATAAGGAAAAAAGGAACTttcaaaaatagaaacttttcaatttaggaaactttccaaaatagaaactttccaatttaggaaactttccaaaataGAAACTTTCCAATTTAGGAAACTCTTCTAGGCTTCAGATAATGATCTAgatgataagagtatattttacgtatttttagtgtgctttattaattagttttggtgtgttttatttagttttataaataattaactaagattctagtgaaaatatgcattttgtggttaaagtgtgaaaattgcatttctatggatttttatggtaaaaatttcatattttacaggtttaatgattcaatcatcaatggagaccattgagaagatatttggatgattgatgatgatttagagtgatgaaaataaaatatgaagtgtaaaaggagaaatgcaatttgagaacaaaagaatcaaacaaAAGTCAGCTTTGGCATCTGTTGGTATTTTAGCTATATCTTGGGCTACAtacattggattgagatgatatttataccattttgaagctaagagacgtATCTACatttgttatgaagacatcaaagtccaattcagccgttttcatagtctaaaagttgaaataccgaaattcaactcagctgtccaaagttgaaaacagagctctgaccagtctttggtattttggtcatatctcagtctaGAGAACtctaaattggatgattcttgaggcattggaaatctaattcaaagggttacaacttttatgttttacaGAAGAGTtagttcggcctctatcatTACGAAAATGGTAGTTGAATTACACAAAACTCAAAACGCGACTGTTCAATACGCGACCAGAAAGTTGCATTTTCTAAAGTCGCGTATTCTAATCTGAACGCTGCAATTTTCTGACCAACTTGTCCTGCTTTCATGCAACATTTCCAACTCAGTTCCAGCCAGAAAATTCGGTTGTATATAATCAAGAAAAGGCTGGAAAGTtggaaaaacaactcaaaaaagtttcaagagtcaaaaatgacaacaagaaacaattcatttgGCTCTTAaatttctctataaatagaagCCTTGAAGGACAATTTTGATAACTTGGCAAGGCTAggaaaactcaccaaaaatatagtcttcactagtttttcttagttcattaatatagtataggtagagtagtttatccttcttgtatttgtagttagatttggaggaagattggaggagcaaagatggagagtttgaagttcatgtgacaagggtgacttcttTCCTAtaactttctcttttgtatttgaattcatgtttaactataatacaagtttggtatttgtttttatcatgtttagttaaaatttatgcctagagtatggatgaactttctacaTCTTGTTTATGatctttacttggttatttggtgatattattttgagcaagttatttatcacttttgataTTCTAATCATAATTAGCcggccattagttgtgattatctaaggtgttaaatttgcaatgagaattggaatttaacactagttcaaggaagtggtAAACATGGGGAGttcactcacgaaagtagaggtgcacctatgtggtttaaatgacttgtttcatgtaatttcatagaagaaatgaacttgtagttaatttcataaccacgagagtaggtatggcttaattacaagtatagttgatttactacgagagtaggtttcacatgcaataggaaattacgccataactagttAAGATAATTGCATTCACTTAAtcggtaatctcatttgcaagagtagtgaggaattccatatctctaggagctttctagtgttattttgaTTACTTTCAtatttatggtagtctagataataaaggagtttgaaaaacactggtaattgcaatcttccctgtgagatcgacccttaataccctatactcgttTACGATttgtatacttgcgataaatcgcgtgtggggtatttaagagttataaatgtaaaacttgattgcgGATGAGCTAATTGTGTATGTATACCTCGCGCTCGTCACTAGACATGAATCTTATAGTTGCTTAgagttttgtatatttatatatctaTAAGAAATATCAACTAATTAAAATATCtatgcatttgataggtacgacataagtttaaaaaatttaaagtaGTCCCACTCGAGTAGCCAGACAAAGGTAGATGGTACTTACTCTTTTGGGATTTCAAAAAATCAAAGCGAAATTTCTATTACTAATCTTATTTTGATGTGTCAATTTGAAATTTACTTGATTAAATGATTTATTTGAGTATTTGTGCAAGTTCTATTTTTGCTATATAAAGATGGATCATGTgaattatttgaagtattttgaTATGTTATTATATACACAATAAGTGGTATCTTTtgtgaaatcaaagaactatGTATGTGATGTGTGAAATGAATTTATGTTAAGTAAAGTTCAAAACAGTCATGGAATAGACGGTAGGGGTTATAGTCTTATCTAATGGTCATGGTAGCCTGGCATAGAGTTTGGCCGATTGATAAGGTCATGATAGTTCGGTATAGAACTCGGCTGATTGGCCTATATATAATGAAACCAATCGGTAGTCATGAAATCTATTGGTCGCTCACCTAGAAGGGTTTAATCTCTAAATTGAGTACTCAGAAGCCGGTCATTGCATGTACTTATTATGAGTTgatatgaaatgatttatgacTCTATGGCTTTCATGTATGGTTATGAATAAGATGTTTACAAATTATTGTGTCACTCATTATTACTGACTGTTTTACGAAGAACgttatttttaataattataCACGTGAATGGTGTGCAAATAATttgacatatatatatgtatatatgtgtatgtatgtatgtatatgtaaaGGTATGATTgcatggtccaacagaggggtAGGCGCTACCTATTAACGACTTATCGGTCATTccaatttttatcacttttgcaTATTCTGAAGAGTATGAGTTGGTTTACATTAAAGACTTGAGAATGATTTTTATTAGGTAAATGGATAGAAATTAGCAGTCTAACTGCTTTTGGCtgttagttttatttaattttttcccGTTGTCTCATCTAAAAAATAAACGCATGAACTTATTGGACACTTGTAATCTACCTTCCATTTAAGATTTGTACCGCACTATATTTAGTTATGCTATTTAATACTTTATAAGTTTTAGTCTAATTTAATATTACCTTATATTCTTAAGCGAAAGTTGAGAATACGGCGAATGTTGCGTGACTGGCACATCCAGACTATGGCGTGACAGAGACGGTAGCGTATATGACAACgaaacaacaaaaataatgctcacttgtttattttgaattcaaattaaataaattttcagttacaaattgaaacatttaaatGTGTAACTTATGAGATTTATGTCTTGTTTTTGTAACTTATGTAATAATTAGGTTTTATGAATTCATTTAGTAATTTTTGACCGTTATACAATGAATCCAGACTTTTCAATTCGTAACTGAAATATGAGGTGAAATTCCTATTAATGTTGGTATTTTAATATTCCTAGTTTCTTAGCCTATATATAAGGCATCTATCAACCAAACCTCATATATATACTTTGCTATCTCTATACTACCTTCTATTTTTCTTCCACTACTATAAGAGTTTATAGGCCAAAGATCAGTGTTAGTGGGAGTTTCCTGTCTTATTCCAATAGTGTAGATTGGAGTAGACTACAGTGTGCAAAAGGCTGGGCTGTTGTATCCTGGAGGCGACGTGCTGAGACCTACTACACCGGAGGATACTCCGTACGGGCGCGAATCGTCTTAAAGAGAGCGACTTGGTCTGCGCCTCAACCCATGCCAAATTAACATTTTTATGgtacaaattatttgcatttttaatgcaatattgaggtatgaattttggttaatttattagagaaattattgttacttatatgatttattttggtCTAGAACCAACAATTTTAAGACGATATTGCTCCTATTTAAAAGTTTATTACTTTAATGTGTACGATCTCATAGTTTTGAAGTATGCCTAAAAGACTTGTATATGAGTATTTTCTTGGTTTCGGTTTTCAACGtgattgccaaaaaaaaaaaatgctgtaCAAAAGTACAAGTCTTATGACATTATAGTTCAAACAATGGTAAACCAGTAGGCCATCAACTTGAATTCAACTACAGTCGAGATACACTAAACACAATGCATGTATAACTTGAAGTCAAGTTCAATTTCCAAGTCTATAGGCAGCCTCATTTTAAACAATGGTGATCTCAAAATATATGAATGATTTTGCAACTATTTAGTTGTTGAATGTGTGTGATTTGTACCCAATAAGATGGCTCTTATGCTTATGTACTACTTTGAGTGTATATCATTTTGAGTACCTAGAACACTATTTCTGCACTATCTTAACATATGAACTCCATGAGTAGTCTTGAATGAATAATTGTTAGAAATAGTGGGGGTATGTAATTACATGattacattcttcaattgagTGTATGACTATGACACGTTGAAGAATAGTGGTATCAGgatgtatataaaaaaaaaactgcaattATGAGGGTTCAAGTTATATTTAAATAGTGGGGGTTTAAAATTCTCTAGTTTTGTCTTGAATTCATATGATATTAGTCAAGCTTAAGGTTTGCATTTTCACAAGCAATAAATGGTATTGACAATACATGAAGAAAAGATTATACTGTCACCAAGGAAAAATTATATACATGGATAATAGCTTTGGTGGCTTGAAGTTGTGAAATATAAAGTTATTAGCCATATAATTCTATTCTCTTGACTTGTATTTTGTTAAAATTGTGAATATGAACTTTTGAGTTGAAAATGTGATATTGTACattgaaaaatatgtattcGAGTCAAAGGCCATCAATTTGCAGGCAaccaacaattttttttatttcatgttgTTTGCTATGTGGCTGTCTTTGCATTTAATGAAAATTGGAATACTTAATTTCCTTGCCAAGCATGACTATAGTAAGACTATGCTTGGATGGAAACGCGGACAGTGGATGTTGACTAAGCTGGTAgctatgaattttgaaactcttgAGATTTTTCATTATAAGGCTTGCATTACTTGCaagttgaattttgaaattaaaacaTAATAGTGCATTGActattatat is part of the Coffea eugenioides isolate CCC68of chromosome 6, Ceug_1.0, whole genome shotgun sequence genome and encodes:
- the LOC113775155 gene encoding zingipain-2-like, which gives rise to MAWTFNSMLITAAFLLLAMLASQATARSLHEASLTEKHEQWMVEHGRVYKDEAEKAKRFKIFKETVEYIEAFNKAGNKSYVLGINRFADLTNEEFLSASTGYNYKPRKDVSQGTSFRYADVSDAPPSMDWRHKGAVTGVKDQAACGCCWAFSTVAAVEGIHKLKAGELISLSEQQLVDCDTSSNHGCSGGRMDSAFNFIASNGIATESEYPYQGADGTCNNDQGAVQITGYEDVPQNNEDALLQAVSKQPVSVGIEGSGMDFKNYKSGVFSGDCGNNLDHAVTLVGYGTSEDGTKYWLAKNSWGTSWGEDGYMRLQRDTGAPEGLCGIASQASYPTA